The sequence below is a genomic window from Uranotaenia lowii strain MFRU-FL chromosome 2, ASM2978415v1, whole genome shotgun sequence.
ACACGAAACGTGAAAACTGTCTGTACAATTGTTGTTTGCTTCCAGTTTGAACACCAATCGACTGTGTagacagaaaatgtaaaaagaaacgcgaaaaaaaaatggtataccTCTTAACTCGCCTCCTCGCTAGGTCCTGCCAGATCCGAGAAGAAGTCTTTTGCGTCGGTGTGGTGAGAGGATGGCAGATTGTGTTTCATCGCTTTCCGGTCCGCTTTACTGTTGTACTTGATATCGTCGAATTCTTCGAAAAACTTGATGTTCCAGAACCGAATATCGTTATCGTGGGAACTGGACGCAATAAGCTCCCCGGTGCTGTTGATATCGATCGTTTCCACCGCCAGCGTATGTTGCCCCACGATTCCGAGCACCCGGCCCGGTACCATATGCATTGCCCGCAGAAAACCATCCTCGCCTCCGACCACAGCTATTCGTTCGGTAATGGGAACCATTTTATTGACACCAGCTTTCGGGCCGGTGAATGCGTCACAATGGTAACCGAACTGGCCCCAGTTGAAGGTGTAAAAGTTTCCTTTCGATGAACCCACCACCAGTTTACTGTCATTCCGGAAAACGCCCATACAGGTGAGCTCTTCCTCGTATGGCTCCGACTGAACGTACATTTTCCTGTGTTTGGTAAAgatgtttcattaaaaattttaacaacagtTCTTAATGTAAACACGAGTCTCACCTCTGAGGTATGCTGATTGTTGTCAAATATCCATCTCCGCTACACATTTGCAGATACTTTCGCTGGTCGTTGGTTGCTATACTGGAGATAAAGTCCTCCACCTCTTTGAGTTTGAATATCGGCTCGTTCTGTCGGAGATCCCACAGCTTTAGCACTCCATCATCGTCTCCGGTAGCAAACGTGTGCTCGCTAATGATACTCATTGTGTAGACCGGTTCCTCGTGGGCATTGTCCCAGAAGCGTTTCAGCTTGCCCGTCTCAACGTCTGTCACCATTATGGATCGATCTCGAGCGGTCGAAATCAAAATGGTTCCGTCGTCGTTGAATTCGATATCACGAATCGATTTCGAATGTACTTCGTGGGTGTTTTTCAGAGTACACTCATCGTTGGTAAACGAATAGACCAGCAAATCTCCGGTGGTCGTACCAACTGCCAACAGATCCTGATCCGGATGAAAGCAAAGATCCGTCACGAAGTCTTCAGTTTTTATATCCGGTGGCTTCGAGCGAGGCTTCTTGATTTCGGTGATGATGGCCTTTATAACCTCATCTTCTTCCATCTCTTCATCGTAATCATCGACCAATCTTTTCTCAGGAGCACCCCTGGTCGTGCTATCCTCACCTTTAGAAGACAAGTTAAAATTACTTACTGAAATCATTAAACATATTTAACCCCCATTCATTCTACTCACCATTCTCCTGCTTCGGTTCGTCCCGTTCCGATTCTGAATCGTCGCTGCTGCTGGATGAGGTGCCAATAATAATATCCTCGTTCGGATCGTAATCCGACTCTTCGTCCTCCTCATTggcatcatcatcgtcgtcaacCTCATACTCTTCCATGATTGGGAACTCCTCGATGGCGTACGGTTCCACTATAAATTCCGGTTCGGTACCCGAATCGAAGTCATCGTCATCGGAATCGTTACCTAGTGAGTTCCCAAATTTTGGGGAATTGAAATTTCTCCTGAAAAGAAATAACCCGAAAAAACCGGAAAGACATCTCGAGTTACCTACTTTTCTCAGGTAGATAGGTTAGGGTTGCTTTGTCAACTTACATTTTGTCGTGAATTGTGAGGCTGTTATTTGAATTATCCGGTCCCAACTCAAATCCTCGAGGAGCACTTAGAACACAAGTGGAAGAAAAGCGTTCCGAAATGTCCGTAAAATGCAGATTCGACCGTAAAATAACTAATTTCAGACTAGACTGGGTGCTTCACAAATAACTGCAGCTCATGCAAAACAACGTGCGAATGCGAAGTTATGCTGCAGTTATGCGCCGTTGTTGTGACTTTTGCAGGGGTGGATTCAAGCATAAAAGTTTTTAGCCGCCCGCAGCGGCGGCCAAAATAGCTGCACGGAAAATCACGGAAACATGTTTGAAATTATTCAAGGTGgctgaaacaaatttttgattttaaatgtgttaaatttattcatttattgcggtacattaaaaaaaagttacagaaaccagttgaatcAAAACAAGAAAACCTGTATGAAAGCTCAAAACATCCAATCAAACTTGATAAAAACTAAacactttttgatatttttatttaaggaaatgaataaaataattcaaaatattttcgagtaattttaaatatatgcGATACTTAAAACATTAAATGTatatatttagaaattttatgaatGTTTATAATACAGTTTTAAAATATAGTATACAACGTGaatcttgtcaccttattcccgaagccgatgtgacagaggttcatgcccagctgactactagattaggataagaactcaaaaagttcattctaaaagacgtttctcacctaaagcgactagggtgattcgactatcgtcacctcacgcgcggcgcagaataagggggatctTTCCAAGGGAACAAACGTCTTAAATATCAgcttatttatttccaaagcctcctattgaacaaatttttttatcaacgacAGGATTGTGATGACGCACGAAATATAATgtgtatttttcattcaatttctcgaAACGGCTACGAGCTCTAACCGTGACGATCGCGAAAGAAAAAAGTGCAATGtgtcaaatgaaaatatttacgTGAACCCGTTTTTCGAAGACCCCGTCGTCGTCCCGCAGCAACAGTTCGCTATTTTGTCCGTAAATTCCGTGTCGATAGCGCGTGTTAATTGGTTTAAATCATAGCTAAACGCGTTCCGGAAATACTGTCCCAGCGGATGGGGCCAGGTGTGGTTTGATTCGCTAGTTGCAGGACAGTGAAAATTCTTTTTCCCCAGATAAGCAAACCCTTCCAAAAGTCCGAATTGGTGATGGTTGTTGTGTGGTGGTGAATCATtgaaaaagcaaacaaaaattttcattcatcagAGCCAGTAAAGCGAGAGAAGAAAATATCACTTCCTGGTGGCACAGATTCGATCCTACCAGGCCCTAGAACGGACAGAAAACGGAGCGCGAAAAACGAGCAATGACAATGGGAGATGACACTCCGGTGGTCAGTTCCCTAGTCCTACCGATTCTGATACGTCCCATTTTGTCACAGGTGAGTTGCTTTATTAGGTGGGAGGAAATTAGGTGACGGCGAGTGGATTAAAAAGTTGCTCCCGGAAGAAAAAGTACAGGTTCCACTTTTTCAACTGGGTAGAGGGTTTGCCTTCGGAGATCGCTAGAGTTGAACTTAATTCGATTATATAAAATATTCTATACCTTTACAGATTAAATTCCTAGGTCTcattaattat
It includes:
- the LOC129746652 gene encoding WD repeat-containing protein 55 homolog; amino-acid sequence: MRNFNSPKFGNSLGNDSDDDDFDSGTEPEFIVEPYAIEEFPIMEEYEVDDDDDANEEDEESDYDPNEDIIIGTSSSSSDDSESERDEPKQENGEDSTTRGAPEKRLVDDYDEEMEEDEVIKAIITEIKKPRSKPPDIKTEDFVTDLCFHPDQDLLAVGTTTGDLLVYSFTNDECTLKNTHEVHSKSIRDIEFNDDGTILISTARDRSIMVTDVETGKLKRFWDNAHEEPVYTMSIISEHTFATGDDDGVLKLWDLRQNEPIFKLKEVEDFISSIATNDQRKYLQMCSGDGYLTTISIPQRKMYVQSEPYEEELTCMGVFRNDSKLVVGSSKGNFYTFNWGQFGYHCDAFTGPKAGVNKMVPITERIAVVGGEDGFLRAMHMVPGRVLGIVGQHTLAVETIDINSTGELIASSSHDNDIRFWNIKFFEEFDDIKYNSKADRKAMKHNLPSSHHTDAKDFFSDLAGPSEEAS